Proteins encoded by one window of Phytohabitans houttuyneae:
- the ilvA gene encoding threonine ammonia-lyase, protein MTELLTLDDVQAARELLGDVVRVTPLEPSRPLSAALDGPVWLKCENLQRAGSYKVRGAYVRIARLSEEERARGVVAASAGNHAQGVALAAGLLGAKSTVFMPVGAPIPKVAATKGYGAHIEFAGSTVDDALVAAREFAERTGAVLIHPFDHVDVIAGQGTVALEILEQCPDVGTIVTGLGGGGLLSGIAVAAKALRPDLRVIGVQAAGAAAYPPSLEAGVPVRLPHLSTIADGIAVGCPGDITFAHVSKLVDDVVTVTEEDISRALLMLLERGKQVVEPAGAVGVAALMSGAVKAEPPIVAVLSGGNIDPLLLLRLIEHGLAAAGRFLRFTVRCGDQPGELATLLTQIAEQRANVVDVLHTRHNPRLRLGEVEIAMSVETRGPEHSDKLIGALRARGYTVRFPVT, encoded by the coding sequence GTGACAGAGCTTCTGACGCTGGATGACGTGCAGGCGGCCCGTGAGCTGCTCGGCGACGTCGTACGGGTCACGCCGCTGGAGCCCTCCCGCCCACTGTCCGCCGCGCTCGACGGGCCGGTGTGGCTCAAGTGCGAAAACCTCCAGCGCGCCGGGTCGTACAAGGTGCGCGGTGCCTACGTGCGGATCGCCCGCCTCTCCGAGGAGGAGCGGGCGCGCGGGGTGGTCGCGGCGAGCGCGGGCAACCACGCGCAGGGCGTGGCGCTCGCCGCCGGGCTGCTCGGCGCCAAGTCGACCGTCTTCATGCCGGTGGGCGCGCCGATCCCGAAGGTCGCGGCGACCAAGGGGTACGGGGCGCACATCGAGTTCGCCGGCAGCACAGTGGACGACGCGCTGGTCGCGGCGCGGGAGTTTGCCGAGCGGACCGGCGCGGTGCTGATCCACCCGTTCGACCACGTGGACGTCATCGCCGGCCAGGGCACGGTGGCCCTGGAGATCCTGGAGCAGTGCCCGGACGTCGGGACGATCGTGACCGGGCTGGGCGGCGGCGGGCTGCTGTCCGGCATCGCAGTGGCCGCCAAGGCGCTGCGGCCGGACCTGCGCGTCATCGGCGTGCAGGCGGCGGGCGCCGCCGCGTACCCACCCTCGCTGGAGGCCGGCGTACCGGTGCGGCTGCCGCACCTGTCGACGATCGCCGACGGCATCGCGGTGGGTTGTCCGGGCGACATCACGTTCGCGCACGTCAGCAAGCTCGTCGACGACGTGGTGACGGTGACCGAGGAGGACATCTCTCGCGCGCTGCTGATGCTGCTGGAGCGGGGCAAGCAGGTCGTGGAGCCGGCCGGCGCGGTGGGCGTGGCGGCGCTGATGTCAGGGGCGGTCAAGGCCGAGCCGCCGATCGTCGCGGTGCTCTCCGGCGGCAACATCGACCCGCTGCTGCTCCTGCGGCTGATCGAGCACGGACTCGCCGCGGCCGGCCGCTTCCTGCGCTTCACCGTGCGCTGCGGCGACCAGCCCGGCGAGCTCGCCACGCTGCTGACCCAGATCGCCGAGCAGCGGGCCAACGTGGTGGATGTCCTGCACACGCGCCACAACCCGCGGCTGCGGCTGGGCGAAGTGGAGATCGCGATGTCCGTGGAGACCCGCGGCCCGGAGCATTCCGACAAGCTGATCGGCGCGCTGCGGGCGCGGGGCTACACCGTGCGTTTTCCGGTGACGTGA
- the greA gene encoding transcription elongation factor GreA: MSSTDREAPATWLSQDAYDRLQAELNELIAARPAMAAEINARREEGDLRENGGYHAAREEQGKAEMRIRQLKELLRTAQVGDAPKADKVAPGTVVTIHFDDDTDDTETFLLGSREISATTDLTVYSPESALGQAILGAGTGQTVTYTAPSGADIKVTVVKFEPYGG; this comes from the coding sequence GTGTCCAGCACCGACCGCGAGGCGCCTGCCACCTGGCTGTCTCAGGACGCGTACGACCGCCTGCAGGCCGAGCTCAACGAGCTGATCGCGGCCCGTCCGGCGATGGCTGCCGAGATCAATGCTCGGCGGGAAGAGGGCGACCTGCGCGAAAACGGGGGCTATCACGCCGCCCGTGAAGAGCAGGGCAAAGCCGAGATGCGTATCCGCCAGCTCAAAGAGCTGCTGCGCACCGCACAGGTCGGTGATGCGCCCAAGGCCGACAAGGTTGCGCCAGGCACCGTTGTCACGATCCACTTCGACGACGACACCGATGACACCGAGACGTTCCTTCTCGGTTCGCGCGAGATCTCCGCGACCACCGACCTGACCGTTTACAGTCCCGAGTCCGCGCTCGGCCAGGCGATCCTGGGCGCCGGCACCGGCCAGACGGTCACGTACACGGCGCCCAGCGGGGCGGACATCAAGGTCACGGTGGTCAAGTTCGAGCCGTACGGCGGCTAG
- a CDS encoding DUF4307 domain-containing protein, with protein MTETHATAGTGAPVFPPGRYGRRREPRRRRPWLVALLLVVVVAVGAALSVRLYRQYGDPAYDAQVLRYTDVTDSQVLVEFRVTVPDGGAAICVVRARSRDGAEVGKAEVRVDAPPGVTHPVTRYLLATSARPINGEVVRCRAA; from the coding sequence GTGACCGAGACGCACGCCACAGCGGGCACCGGCGCGCCGGTTTTCCCGCCCGGGCGGTACGGCCGCCGCCGGGAGCCGCGGCGCCGCCGTCCCTGGCTCGTCGCGCTGCTGCTCGTGGTGGTGGTCGCCGTCGGCGCCGCGCTCTCCGTGCGCCTTTACCGGCAGTACGGAGACCCCGCGTACGACGCGCAGGTGCTCCGCTACACCGACGTCACCGACTCGCAGGTGCTCGTGGAGTTCCGGGTGACCGTGCCCGACGGCGGCGCGGCGATCTGCGTCGTCCGGGCCCGCTCCCGAGACGGCGCGGAGGTCGGCAAGGCCGAGGTGCGGGTGGACGCCCCGCCCGGCGTGACCCATCCGGTGACCAGATATTTGCTGGCCACGAGCGCTCGCCCGATAAATGGGGAAGTGGTCCGCTGCCGCGCGGCGTAA